A stretch of the Acyrthosiphon pisum isolate AL4f chromosome A2, pea_aphid_22Mar2018_4r6ur, whole genome shotgun sequence genome encodes the following:
- the LOC100571868 gene encoding uncharacterized protein LOC100571868 — MSQKTILKQLLYKSSLSNPENNIERDRSSKKKINKSVHYSTLGLKGEPNDYKELSTKEHKKIMSATISAQNSEEITKKKEYRNIENNGNRSRQDLEIMKIFTSPEWSGKSFPKSTNSIVNSMVNDDNIPLIHTEVEKELSRIYNEAESMEYLDVIQESTDQETEEIDHVEEKQTTQYLPNESFHSVQQFADTEEKELENILQESINESIVENRNSIKSFELDSYNSKNEHEYDINMSFETPEDDIIANNFESQPSYITPNVEVSDKALNEVADKSYDVSHEDDVYECQIDVECECYSYRECCEEEEFCETSPNSVMSIPNLSSEETLDNEALMRYFNFDDFTDSHGSEIVDLTPTGSLNTDVMTRIIRQNKSPGNYMTEKQMTNDESEFIEAMDRIFEETKASLGTLLVEGLYIVSKRHRQNSFKYLGEWLLIQADIRDENQTEEESVSSF; from the exons ATGTCCcaaaaaacaatactaaaaCAGCTATTGTATAAATCTTCATTATCAAATCCAGAAAATAATATCGAACGCGATCgttcgagtaaaaaaaaaatcaacaaaagcGTACACTACTCGACGTTGGGTTTGAAGGGAGAACCAAACGATTACAAAGAATTAAGTACTAAAGAGCACAAAAAGATTATGTCTGCTACAATTTCAGCACAAAATTCCGAAGAAATAACAAAGAAAAAAGAATACAGGAATATCGAAAACAATGGAAATCGTTCGCGACAGGACTtggaaataatgaaaatatttacatcaCCGGAATGGTCGGGAAAATCATTTCCTAAATCGACTAATTCCATAGTAAACTCGATGGTTAACGACGATAACATTCCGTTGATTCATACAGAGGTGGAAAAGGAATTGAGTAGGATTTATAACGAAGCAGAGTCGATGGAATATCTCGATGTCATACAAGAAAGTACCGACCAAGAAACCGAAGAAATCGATCACGTCGAAGAAAAACAAACCACGCAGTACCTTCCTAACGAATCGTTTCATAGCGTCCAACAGTTTGCAGACACAGAAGAGAAAGAATTGGAAAACATTTTGCAAGAAAGCATAAATGAAAGCATCGTAGAGAATCGAAACAGTATAAAATCATTTGAGCTGGacagttataatagtaaaaatgagcacgaatatgatattaatatgtctTTTGAAACACCTGAAGACGATATCATAGCTAATAATTTTGAATCACAGCCATCGTATATAACCCCTAATGTCGAAGTGTCAGACAAAGCATTAAACGAAGTAGCTGATAAGAGCTACGATGTTTCTCATGAGGACGATGTATATGAATGTCAAATTGACGTCGAGTGTGAATGCTAttcttatag GGAATGTTGTGAAGAAGAAGAATTTTGTGAAACTTCACCGAACTCCGTGATGTCCATCCCCAACTTGTCATCCGAAGAAACACTTGACAACGAGGCTTTGatgcgatattttaattttgatgatttCACTGACAGCC ACGGTTCTGAAATTGTTGATCTGACGCCCACGGGGTCATTAAATACTGATGTCATGACTCGAATCATTCGTCAAAACAAATCAC CTGGTAACTACATGACTGAAAAGCAAATGACTAACGATGAGTCAGAATTTATAGAAGCTATGGATCGGATATTCGAAGAGACCAAAGCATCGCTGGGAACACTTTTGGTTGAGGGTTTGTACATCGTGTCAAAGAGACACCGCCAGAACTCGTTCAAATACTTAGGTGAATGGTTGTTGATTCAAGCTGATATCAGAGATGAAAACCAAACCGAAGAAGAGTCCGTGTCAAGTTTTTAA
- the LOC100159527 gene encoding pupal cuticle protein 27: MMNHFRVFTALAAFCACGALAAPAGQHHTVVPILKQVNRQNEDGSYSYGYENADGTYKIETKYPSGEVYGKYGYVDETGKLRTVEYGASARGFEPVGTDITVPPPVLGVDSNDLHRDQSARSQDDYDDGQYREDPSVYYKTSSSSSSDGHHQQLSHHQQQQQHHQQQLQHHQQQQQQQLRSLQQQAPVAVRQQQWFSAGPQQKIRSDSDQFQAHPAVHNFDPASGSFSISYTGK, from the exons ATGATGAACCACTTCAGAGTATTCACT GCACTGGCGGCATTCTGCGCATGCGGCGCCCTGGCCGCCCCGGCCGGACAACACCACACGGTGGTTCCGATCCTGAAACAGGTGAACCGACAGAACGAGGACGGTTCGTACAGCTACGGTTACGAGAACGCCGACGGAACTTACAAGATCGAGACCAAGTACCCGTCCGGTGAGGTGTACGGCAAGTATGGTTACGTGGACGAGACCGGCAAATTGCGGACGGTCGAGTACGGCGCGTCGGCTCGCGGCTTCGAGCCGGTCGGCACCGACATCACCGTGCCGCCACCTGTTCTGGGCGTCGACTCCAACGACCTGCACAGGGACCAATCTGCGCGGTCACaagacgactacgacgacggaCAGTACCGTGAGGACCCGAGCGTGTACTACaagacgtcgtcgtcgtcatcgtcggaCGGCCACCACCAGCAGCTGAGCCACCaccagcaacagcaacagcaccACCAGCAGCAACTGCAGCACcaccagcagcagcagcaacagcaactgCGATCCCTGCAGCAGCAGGCGCCCGTCGCGGTCAGACAGCAGCAGTGGTTCTCCGCAGGCCCGCAACAGAAGATCCGGTCCGACTCCGATCAGTTCCAGGCCCATCCTGCCGTGCACAACTTCGATCCCGCATCCGGATCGTTCTCCATCTCGTACACGGGAAAGTGA
- the LOC100161568 gene encoding pollen-specific leucine-rich repeat extensin-like protein 1 precursor (The RefSeq protein has 1 non-frameshifting indel compared to this genomic sequence) — protein MMLVRSVIIVLLGLCTCYGQNAEDYNDQSAVVSARKSQADVSILKQIHRHNEDGSYTYGYEGSDGSFKIETKTVTGEVSGKYGYVDDSGKLRVVEYGANKYGFQPSGEGITVPSPTLVELRPEEDEEDEEPAAPVPVKRPSPAKPTKPLFRNNNNNNNNNRPESDAGFVRPQQPSMKVQPISVASDFDDGEWTAQPASRPQQPAPSNRPTPRLNKPPPPVSGSFRAVPVEEPSDSGPSASFESVQDFGGRRPTGNGRAVHASSSVDHSYQTFEEHQEPMTEPPTFYQPVAKPVAKRTRPAAAQLSTNYRTAPRQMRTSGLLDQLAEQYALPESRSPVAHDFSFGSDS, from the exons ATGATGCTAGTCAGATCAGTG ATTATTGTGCTGTTGGGCTTGTGTACGTGCTACGGTCAAAATGCCGAAGACTACAACGATCAATCGGCGGTAGTGTCGGCGCGAAAAAGTCAAGCTGATGTATCTATACTCAAACAGATCCACAG ACACAACGAAGACGGATCGTACACTTACGGGTATGAAGGATCGGACGGATCGTTCAAGATCGAAACCAAGACGGTGACAGGTGAAGTGAGCGGCAAATATGGTTACGTGGACGACTCGGGCAAGTTACGCGTCGTCGAGTACGGTGCCAACAAGTACGGATTCCAGCCGTCGGGTGAGGGCATAACCGTACCATCGCCCACGCTGGTGGAGTTGCGACCAGAAGAGGACGAAGAAGACGAGGAACCCGCTGCACCGGTGCCGGTCAAGAGACCATCGCCCGCGAAACCCACGAAACCATTGTTCcggaacaacaacaacaacaacaacaacagacCCGAATCTGACGCCGGATTCGTGCGGCCACAACAACCATCAATGAAGGTTCAGCCGATATCGGTCGCTTCCGATTTTGACGACGGTGAATGGACCGCACAGCCAGCGAGCCGACCGCAACAGCCCGCACCGTCTAACCGGCCGACGCCACGTCTGAACAAGCCACCTCCACCGGTGTCCGGTTCATTCAGGGCCGTTCCGGTAGAGGAGCCATCGGACTCAGGTCCGTCCGCGTCATTCGAGTCCGTCCAGGACTTTGGCGGTAGGCGGCCGACCGGAAATGGACGTGCGGTCCACGCCTCCTCCTCCGTCGATCACTCGTACCAGACGTTCGAGGAACACCAAGAACCGATGACAGAACCACCGACGTTTTACCAGCCGGTTGCCAAACCCGTGGCCAAGCGCACCAGGCCCGCAGCCGCTCAGCTGTCCACCAACTACCGCACGGCGCCCAGACAGATGCGCACCAGTGGCCTTCTCGACCAACTGGCCGAACAGTACGCGCTGCCCGAATCCCGGTCACCCGTGGCCCACGACTTTTCGTTCGGATCGGACTCTTGA
- the LOC100167034 gene encoding mediator of RNA polymerase II transcription subunit 15 — protein MKCTTYLLAALLLVTLWSTDVDSRRVNVKPAASDDGQQDDPQAAADDEQQQQQFKPVLIARRPLQHRPQVDIEAERQPVVVVRQTPRVLQQRAREQQQEVAADEEEEQPQVIIRQQHPSTKAGPRSQSPQAQQLIQQRLKQQEQPQQQKEPTAQTIRNFNKMNDDGSFTFGYEADDGSFKEETRGTDCVVRGKYGYVDPDGNKREFTYVQGNPCDPNAVNAEEDDDQPGKPSEEENVPANIPANAGRPKPKKNRPTTTLFQQTFGDFEPQPQSQPSTTPRQPGRQQLQQPSFQESPRRPPPQILPSTTAAPQPQFISGAGNLDSAIRNLPQPPSPSGKVQLQSPTGPNSALYTTELVFDPATGQYNTVIFQQVPKQQAGININQRLPLQGATAPARQQPLPQQQFRPQTQPQFQQPQFQQPQPQFRPAVQPFQPQFQQQRPAEFDFQRPAAGFPGAPGPQQQLVQQQQAMAFQQSQNLFRQQQQKQQQQQSFQPQSSPQFFPPPSQRFEPASQFAPKQPQRFEQQPEAHQQQFVLVQPGRTPGQQSLAAGQIDAFLRGHNVQF, from the exons ATGAAGTGCACGACATACCTCTTG GCCGCGTTACTATTGGTAACGCTGTGGTCGACAGATGTGGACAGCAGACGAGTGAACGTGAAACCGGCGGCTTCTGATGACGGTCAACAAGACGACCCGCAGGCCGCTGCTGATGAtgagcagcaacagcaacaattCAAGCCGGTGTTGATCGCGCGCAGGCCGTTGCAACACAGACCGCAGGTGGACATCGAAGCCGAACGGCAACCGGTGGTTGTGGTCAGACAAACGCCCAGGGTGTTGCAGCAGCGAGCCCGCGAACAGCAGCAAGAAGTTGCCGCCGACGAAGAAGAAGAACAGCCGCAGGTGATCATCAGACAGCAGCACCCGTCGACGAAAGCGGGTCCGAGGTCCCAGTCGCCACAGGCTCAGCAGCTCATCCAGCAACGGCTCAAGCAACAGGAACAGCCACAGCAGCAGAAAGAACCGACCGCGCAGACCATCCGGAATTTCAATAAGATGAACGACGACGGTTCGTTCACGTTCGGTTACGAGGCGGACGATGGTAGCTTCAAAGAGGAGACCAGGGGCACAGACTGCGTGGTCAGGGGCAAGTACGGTTACGTAGACCCAGACGGTAACAAACGGGAATTCACGTACGTGCAGGGCAACCCGTGCGACCCGAACGCGGTCAATGCCGAGGAAGACGACGACCAACCGGGAAAACCGAGTGAAGAGGAAAATGTTCCGGCCAATATTCCCGCGAACGCTGGCAGGCCCAAGCCCAAGAAGAACCGGCCGACCACCACCTTGTTCCAGCAGACGTTCGGTGATTTCGAACCACAACCACAGTCGCAGCCGTCTACGACGCCGCGCCAGCCGGGCAGACAGCAGCTGCAGCAGCCATCGTTCCAGGAAAGTCCCAGGAGACCACCCCCGCAGATATTGCCATCGACCACCGCAGCTCCACAACCACAATTCATATCAGGCGCTGGAAACTTAGATTCGGCCATTCGCAACTTGCCGCAACCACCATCACCGTCGGGCAAGGTGCAGCTCCAGTCGCCCACCGGGCCCAACTCAGCGCTGTACACCACCGAACTGGTTTTCGACCCGGCCACCGGCCAGTACAACACGGTCATATTCCAACAGGTGCCCAAACAGCAGGCCGGAATCAACATCAACCAACGTCTGCCCCTGCAAGGAGCTACAGCACCTGCTAGACAACAGCCCCTGCCACAGCAGCAGTTCCGTCCCCAGACCCAGCCGCAATTCCAACAACCGCAGTTCCAACAACCACAACCGCAATTCCGGCCGGCAGTCCAACCGTTCCAGCCGCAGTTCCAGCAGCAGAGACCGGCCGAGTTCGACTTCCAGCGGCCAGCCGCCGGATTCCCAGGAGCCCCAGGACCACAACAGCAATTGGTGCAGCAGCAACAGGCCATGGCGTTCCAACAGTCCCAAAACCTGTTCAGACAACAGCAACAGaaacagcaacagcagcaatCGTTCCAACCGCAGTCATCGCCGCAGTTCTTCCCGCCGCCGTCGCAGCGTTTCGAACCGGCGTCGCAGTTTGCGCCCAAGCAGCCGCAGCGGTTCGAACAGCAACCGGAAGCGCACCAGCAGCAGTTCGTGCTCGTCCAGCCCGGCCGGACGCCCGGACAACAGAGCTTGGCCGCCGGCCAGATCGACGCGTTTCTAAGAGGCCACAACGTGCAGTTCTAG